In Chitinophaga sp. HK235, a single window of DNA contains:
- a CDS encoding tartrate-resistant acid phosphatase type 5 family protein produces the protein MKRILLIACCIYFAATGLKAQTLKYLAEYDKGYRGGFITGQLSREDALEFAVLGDFGRGGEYFQKDVANTLSEAVTGINAAFIIATGDNIYPDGVASVHDPLWNLSFENVFYQYPLHRAWYAVLGNHDYHGNAQAQIDYSKVSQRWHMPSRYYAFKRKISGNAEALFVFLDTNPLDPEAYRSAYGNELLAQDSAAQKRWLEQTLSDTSSSIRWKIVIAHHPCYTAGNRALNTPYIRYSLEPVLEKYKVDLYISGHEHHLQYYHPAGKHTHHFISGAGSEANENLKPRGNYDFFEPIQGLMTFSILPENVQVQAIDRRGVVLKTILVNKQLTK, from the coding sequence ATGAAAAGGATTTTGTTAATCGCATGCTGTATTTATTTTGCAGCAACAGGTCTGAAAGCACAGACCCTGAAGTATCTGGCAGAATACGATAAGGGATACCGGGGAGGATTTATCACCGGGCAACTGAGTAGGGAAGATGCACTGGAATTTGCTGTGCTGGGAGATTTTGGCAGAGGTGGAGAATACTTCCAGAAAGATGTGGCCAACACCTTATCGGAAGCAGTAACCGGTATCAATGCTGCTTTTATTATTGCTACCGGGGATAATATTTATCCTGATGGAGTGGCCAGTGTACACGATCCATTATGGAACCTTTCATTCGAAAATGTATTTTATCAATATCCGCTGCACCGTGCCTGGTATGCCGTACTGGGCAATCATGATTATCACGGGAACGCACAGGCACAGATAGACTACTCCAAAGTGAGCCAGCGCTGGCATATGCCGTCACGTTACTATGCTTTTAAAAGAAAGATATCCGGCAATGCTGAAGCGCTGTTTGTATTTCTGGACACCAATCCACTGGACCCCGAAGCCTACCGCTCTGCATATGGCAATGAGCTGCTGGCCCAGGATTCTGCCGCGCAAAAACGTTGGCTGGAACAAACCTTGTCAGATACCAGCAGCAGTATCCGCTGGAAAATCGTTATCGCGCACCATCCCTGTTATACCGCTGGTAACAGGGCTTTGAATACACCTTATATCCGTTATTCCCTGGAGCCGGTTCTGGAAAAATATAAGGTTGACCTGTATATCAGTGGTCATGAACATCATCTGCAATATTATCATCCCGCTGGTAAACATACACACCATTTCATTTCCGGTGCCGGTTCTGAAGCCAATGAAAATCTGAAACCGAGAGGCAACTACGACTTTTTCGAGCCCATACAGGGATTGATGACTTTTTCTATACTGCCGGAAAATGTGCAGGTACAGGCCATCGACCGGAGAGGAGTAGTATTGAAAACAATACTCGTAAATAAGCAACTAACTAAATAG
- a CDS encoding glycoside hydrolase family 97 protein has product MKSPDGNIEFRLTVTDGIIHYEVSYQQKEIIKASVLGVDGWQDGLSLQSVRAAAKDDFWKPVYGERNRIRDQYHTTFFTFVKGAGAPESMQIEVRAYNEGIAFRYAFPKTSPGSKDIAISKDLTEFSFPAGTKAWFTGQAQGSYQLLSLDKWPGEAERPLTLQLQNGIYVALAEAAVVDYCRTKFILHPAKPNTVACAMFDKVLQAVPFATPWRVMMLATKPTQLLQHSDLLLNLNPPCAIKHTEWIKPGKVMREISLSTSGAKKLVDFAEKRHLQYIHFDAGWYGAEEDTAADATHVSVDPLRNPVNDLNLQEVIRYARKKNIGVFLYVNKKALERQLDVILPLYEKWGVAGIKFGFVNVGSYRWTKWLHDAVKKCAQHHLMVDIHDEYRPTGFSRTFPNLLTQEGIRGNEEMPDATHNTVLPFTRFLCGAADYTICYYHRPELKKRLVETQNKNILKTTSVHQMALSVVYYSPLQFMYWYDKPEDSQDEPELVFFDHVPTVWDDTKVLDGEIGQYITVARKSNNEWLVGSITNNDARDLRIDCSFLAPGKKYEATIYYDDPASPVRTRVSIRKVTVDASTVLDSHLLPSGGQAIWLKPVN; this is encoded by the coding sequence TTGAAATCACCGGATGGTAATATTGAATTTCGTTTAACCGTTACAGATGGTATTATTCATTATGAGGTATCTTATCAGCAAAAGGAAATTATTAAAGCATCCGTTCTGGGAGTTGATGGCTGGCAGGATGGTTTAAGCCTGCAATCGGTACGTGCTGCGGCTAAGGATGACTTTTGGAAACCTGTTTACGGAGAACGAAATCGTATACGGGACCAGTATCATACGACATTTTTCACCTTCGTTAAAGGTGCCGGCGCACCTGAATCCATGCAGATTGAAGTCCGGGCCTACAATGAAGGAATTGCTTTCCGTTATGCATTTCCCAAAACCTCACCCGGTTCAAAGGATATTGCTATCAGTAAAGACCTGACTGAGTTTTCTTTTCCGGCCGGTACAAAGGCATGGTTCACGGGTCAGGCGCAGGGAAGTTATCAGTTATTGTCTTTGGATAAATGGCCCGGAGAAGCTGAACGCCCGTTGACCCTGCAATTACAGAACGGTATTTATGTGGCGCTTGCGGAAGCAGCGGTGGTAGATTATTGCAGAACAAAATTTATTTTGCATCCCGCTAAACCCAATACCGTTGCCTGTGCTATGTTTGACAAGGTGCTTCAGGCAGTACCATTTGCGACGCCATGGAGAGTGATGATGCTCGCAACAAAACCCACACAACTTTTGCAGCATAGTGATCTGTTGCTGAACCTCAATCCACCCTGTGCTATTAAGCATACGGAATGGATTAAACCAGGTAAGGTGATGCGGGAAATTTCATTGTCAACAAGCGGAGCAAAAAAACTGGTGGACTTTGCTGAAAAGCGCCATCTGCAATACATTCATTTTGATGCAGGCTGGTATGGGGCTGAAGAAGATACGGCTGCAGATGCCACACATGTCAGTGTAGATCCCCTTCGCAATCCGGTAAATGATCTGAATCTGCAGGAAGTAATCCGTTATGCCAGAAAGAAAAATATCGGCGTGTTTTTGTATGTAAACAAAAAAGCGCTGGAAAGACAACTGGATGTAATACTGCCATTGTATGAAAAATGGGGCGTAGCAGGTATCAAGTTTGGTTTTGTTAATGTTGGTTCCTACCGCTGGACCAAATGGTTACATGATGCAGTGAAAAAATGCGCGCAACATCATTTAATGGTGGATATTCATGATGAATACCGGCCAACCGGTTTCAGCAGAACATTTCCCAATCTCCTTACCCAGGAAGGCATCAGAGGTAATGAGGAGATGCCGGATGCTACCCATAATACGGTGCTTCCCTTTACCCGTTTCCTGTGTGGAGCGGCAGACTACACCATCTGTTATTATCACCGGCCGGAACTGAAGAAACGCCTGGTAGAAACGCAGAATAAAAATATACTCAAAACAACTTCGGTGCACCAGATGGCTTTATCTGTTGTGTATTATAGCCCGTTACAGTTTATGTACTGGTACGATAAGCCGGAAGACTCGCAGGATGAACCGGAACTGGTGTTTTTTGATCATGTACCAACAGTCTGGGATGATACAAAGGTGCTGGATGGAGAAATCGGACAATACATTACGGTGGCCCGCAAAAGCAATAATGAATGGCTTGTGGGAAGCATTACGAATAATGATGCCAGGGATCTTCGCATTGATTGTTCTTTCCTTGCTCCTGGTAAGAAATATGAAGCCACCATTTATTATGACGACCCGGCGTCTCCTGTACGTACAAGGGTGTCCATAAGAAAAGTTACGGTTGATGCATCCACTGTTTTAGACAGTCACCTGCTGCCGTCTGGGGGACAGGCCATCTGGTTGAAACCTGTTAATTAA
- a CDS encoding peptide MFS transporter codes for MPETSQPLSHPKGLYILFVTEMWERFNYYGMRAVLILFMTKALLFSKVFAANLYGSYTGLIYLTPLLGGYIADRYWGNRRSIIIGGIVMAIGEMILFISASLFHSYPSASLLLFFCGLGCMIAGNGFFKPNISSLVGQLYVEGDKRKDTAYTIFYMGINTGGALGPIICGLMGDTGNPADFKWAFLAGGISMIISVIVQLAFHHRYVTDPGGHVLGLTPEQAPAKLLQPFVIIPGLVLTTFLMIGLLYLDTTVVNYLSYLLLAAVGLIAIIILRDKSLTRTEKQRIKVIFIISFFVIFFWAAFEQAGASLTFFADEQTNRKLNWKIPVWSILLLSVFLMYGLYNLFRKTQKQLSSAADHLLRRTIYGLLFLFLLGIVGVDVYLLMRRENVLLLDEIPPSLFLSLGSIYIVIFAPFFAWLWPRLGKHEPSAPVKMAIGLLLLSLGYLWIVFGVKEISPGTKVSIIWITGMYALHSFGELCLSPIGLSLVNKLSPLKFSSLLMAVWFLATAAANKLAGVLSTLYPDKGKTIIFGGYAIHSAYDFFLLFVIMVGVAAMVLLMVSKRLSAMMVTPKNLSR; via the coding sequence ATGCCTGAAACGTCTCAACCGCTATCTCACCCCAAAGGTCTTTATATCCTGTTTGTCACTGAAATGTGGGAGCGGTTCAACTACTATGGAATGCGGGCAGTACTGATTCTTTTTATGACCAAGGCGTTGTTGTTTAGCAAAGTATTTGCAGCCAACCTGTATGGGAGTTATACTGGTCTTATTTACCTTACTCCTCTGTTAGGAGGCTACATCGCAGACCGCTACTGGGGTAACAGGCGCTCTATCATTATTGGTGGCATCGTGATGGCTATCGGAGAGATGATCCTCTTTATAAGCGCCTCTTTATTTCATAGTTATCCTTCCGCCTCGTTACTGTTGTTTTTTTGCGGCCTCGGCTGCATGATTGCCGGTAACGGTTTCTTTAAACCGAATATATCGTCTCTGGTAGGGCAATTATATGTTGAAGGAGATAAAAGAAAGGACACTGCCTATACCATTTTTTACATGGGGATTAATACCGGTGGGGCGTTAGGTCCCATCATCTGCGGACTTATGGGTGATACCGGTAACCCCGCCGATTTTAAATGGGCATTTTTAGCAGGTGGTATCAGCATGATCATCAGCGTGATTGTACAGCTGGCATTTCATCACCGGTATGTGACCGATCCCGGTGGTCATGTGCTGGGACTGACACCGGAGCAAGCGCCGGCAAAGCTATTGCAGCCATTCGTTATTATCCCCGGATTGGTACTCACCACTTTTCTAATGATCGGTTTATTATACCTGGACACCACAGTAGTTAATTACCTTTCATATCTGTTGCTGGCGGCAGTAGGATTAATTGCAATAATCATCCTTCGGGACAAATCGCTCACCCGAACGGAAAAACAACGGATTAAAGTAATTTTCATTATCTCCTTTTTTGTGATATTCTTCTGGGCTGCCTTCGAGCAGGCGGGTGCTTCGCTGACTTTTTTTGCAGACGAACAAACCAACAGAAAGTTGAACTGGAAAATACCCGTATGGAGCATTCTGCTGCTATCCGTTTTTTTAATGTATGGGTTATACAACTTGTTCAGAAAGACGCAAAAACAGCTATCATCCGCCGCAGATCATTTATTACGTCGTACCATATACGGATTATTATTTCTTTTTCTCCTGGGTATTGTGGGAGTGGATGTATATTTACTAATGCGCCGGGAAAATGTGCTGTTGCTGGATGAAATACCTCCCAGTCTGTTTCTTTCTCTGGGTTCTATCTACATCGTTATTTTCGCGCCTTTCTTTGCCTGGCTGTGGCCCAGGCTGGGAAAACATGAACCTTCAGCCCCTGTTAAGATGGCTATCGGGCTGCTTTTGCTGTCATTGGGCTATTTGTGGATTGTATTTGGAGTAAAGGAGATATCTCCCGGTACCAAAGTAAGCATTATCTGGATTACCGGGATGTATGCTTTGCATTCGTTTGGAGAGCTTTGTCTGTCACCGATAGGGCTTTCTCTTGTCAATAAATTATCGCCTCTTAAATTCTCTTCTTTACTGATGGCCGTTTGGTTCCTGGCAACAGCCGCTGCCAACAAACTGGCTGGAGTATTAAGTACTTTATATCCGGATAAGGGCAAGACGATTATTTTTGGAGGGTACGCTATCCACAGTGCTTACGACTTCTTTCTGCTTTTTGTCATCATGGTAGGAGTAGCGGCGATGGTGTTGTTAATGGTTTCAAAACGGCTATCAGCCATGATGGTCACCCCTAAAAACTTATCCAGATAA
- a CDS encoding DUF4180 domain-containing protein, translating into MMDITIHKTGDISIAEITATEVVINNTEDALQIMGDLYYQDVERIILHEKNITPAFFDLKNGIAGEILQKFTNYRIRLAIVGEFTKYPGKSIKDFIYESNKGRQVNFLDSTELALEKLSG; encoded by the coding sequence ATGATGGATATTACAATACATAAGACAGGAGATATCAGCATTGCGGAAATAACAGCAACGGAAGTAGTGATCAATAATACAGAAGATGCCCTGCAAATAATGGGCGATCTTTATTATCAAGATGTAGAGCGGATCATCCTTCATGAAAAGAATATAACACCGGCTTTCTTCGACCTGAAAAATGGTATAGCAGGAGAAATATTGCAGAAATTCACCAACTACCGGATAAGACTGGCCATTGTTGGCGAGTTCACAAAATATCCGGGCAAGAGCATCAAGGATTTTATTTATGAAAGCAATAAAGGCCGCCAGGTTAATTTCCTGGATTCTACTGAGCTGGCGCTTGAAAAGTTATCTGGATAA
- a CDS encoding gliding motility-associated C-terminal domain-containing protein, giving the protein MSIPLSRIAVVLFFLLFVYQRSVHSQQCYPTFYSLLSVNGDAAGNSVVYTSTGAIVVAGKANLNRNSKWDGLLLKTDDLGNVLWARSAGGPENDVLVKVKETADKGFVAVGNSEEAGIPRLWVIKTDAAGQLSWSKVIDIENKPLAGKDIIELSTGGFALIGNAYDSTAQSDGVLARLDASGNLLWTQLYDGGGADGFNSLLEVNGELLVAGYITSDLKDAFLLRADMSDGHPLSTLKYSRYQGCEEQGLSLTAIPGGYSWSIKISQATSYPDVYVVKIKASANGNNYLVQNHKLYPSGGNGVVNLQVLPCKDNNGFVYIMDGPPRNGWPQFGKTESAGPQEWNRSYNYLAGNFCGLDFTGNVGYIITGNANDAGQAICLIKTDLAGIGGGCGFNATGGAQGDYDEITGTPFTWASNRQPAATEHLPSHVITDEVVTVKTPCKAQVCPPLPPTDNGNSCATSFMTEIREQYSTQLMDAARTSDGDIVTIGTRSYYWSIRPQIIKLKPGGNIRWSKQFLVNRKDESVFPDYRRVINTKDNNILVLGSDAITYGNYVHDSGVVMKLDYNGNILWSKRMAKTYGEYFSNVQETEDGSFIITSTQNYGFPPLGNAIMRLDKNGNILWQKSVTGYFMDNRTLRAMYYDKGSIYLAFDYYISYSRPNDMLVFKLDANNGDYLWGKHFKGGAEEISITGITKIKDTVYVGIGLDKYISFGNNELTAAVIKLKDATGEQMQGFRLNQPWIIKHKDYVWMSERTNMTFTKSIDDQLVVARESAVNKDTTIRIHKLALDGSITWSRNFTQLKKQVVSTIRPDGSGFLVTGFKYGTPVLYDPANEGFLMRLNSNGEIENSTGSCVSQLQSTGPGGAYTTPVLLTEETGEVFGTGPSNVVAKDFRPLPLDNPTMSYPSCASFSACQPATLQGPATICDLSRTWTYDASRPGGCNTPLLWQTDPAYTDILSQTENQLTVKFKMGGTTAIKAVVDAGCGLLPTTVDVEIPKPATALDLGPDTEICKDAMLKLDAGTGFASYKWNDGSTSQTLEINKPGTYAITVTDKCNNQANDQITIGDGNNYPFSMGPDVLKCAETIVTRTLPAGFQNFKWNIDYNRRDQPNEVIFFPEKDTAYMLQADRANGCIFKDTLYFRIQQPLAVGLPANQTVCEGDSVKLSIDNNFSNIQWNGGYTGNILMAKTAGRYIVQCTDLNGCNTADTFDLRLNPAPRVTLPKEPFICKGVTKMLDAGNEGTSYLWSTGDRSRKIAVSSAGKWWVQVTGSNGCSTTDTAWYREIYDGPKGFLAQDTTMCLRGEITISVKGQFSTYRWSNGSTSPQLITRIPGTYWLEVTDLSGCSGKASVRINTRDCGWGVYMPTAFSPNNDGMNDYLRPVILGRVSKYLFTVYDRWGRIVFQSNEVNKGWDGKVKNVNADIGAYVWVCIYQLEGDPEKIMKGAATLVR; this is encoded by the coding sequence ATGTCTATACCGTTGTCCCGTATTGCTGTCGTACTGTTTTTTTTACTATTTGTTTATCAACGATCTGTCCATTCCCAACAGTGTTATCCTACCTTTTACAGTTTATTGTCTGTGAATGGCGATGCAGCAGGCAATTCCGTCGTGTATACGTCAACGGGAGCCATTGTTGTTGCCGGCAAGGCCAATCTGAACAGGAACAGTAAGTGGGATGGGTTGTTGCTGAAAACGGACGATCTCGGCAATGTGCTCTGGGCGCGGTCTGCAGGTGGTCCGGAGAATGATGTGCTGGTAAAGGTAAAGGAAACAGCTGACAAAGGTTTTGTAGCAGTGGGCAATAGTGAAGAAGCCGGGATACCCCGGTTGTGGGTAATCAAAACCGATGCAGCCGGACAATTATCCTGGAGTAAAGTAATTGACATAGAAAACAAACCACTGGCGGGGAAAGATATCATTGAACTTTCTACCGGAGGCTTTGCCCTGATTGGCAACGCCTATGACAGCACCGCACAATCCGATGGTGTACTGGCCAGGCTGGATGCTTCAGGCAATCTTTTATGGACGCAACTTTATGATGGTGGCGGTGCAGATGGTTTTAACAGTCTGCTTGAAGTAAACGGGGAATTACTGGTGGCAGGGTATATAACCAGCGATCTGAAAGATGCTTTTCTGTTGAGAGCTGACATGAGCGATGGCCATCCGTTGTCAACCCTTAAATACAGCCGTTATCAGGGCTGCGAAGAACAAGGACTCTCTCTTACGGCTATTCCTGGTGGTTATAGCTGGAGTATCAAAATTTCCCAAGCTACCAGCTATCCGGATGTATACGTGGTGAAAATAAAAGCGTCTGCCAACGGCAATAATTATCTGGTACAAAACCATAAACTATATCCCAGCGGAGGCAATGGCGTGGTAAATCTGCAGGTGTTGCCCTGTAAGGACAATAACGGTTTCGTATATATTATGGATGGCCCACCCAGAAACGGCTGGCCCCAGTTTGGTAAAACAGAATCGGCAGGTCCCCAGGAATGGAACAGGAGTTACAACTATCTCGCGGGTAATTTCTGCGGACTTGACTTTACCGGAAACGTCGGGTACATTATTACCGGTAATGCCAATGATGCCGGTCAGGCCATCTGTCTGATCAAAACAGATCTTGCGGGCATTGGCGGTGGCTGTGGGTTTAACGCCACTGGTGGCGCCCAGGGCGATTATGACGAAATCACAGGCACACCGTTCACATGGGCTTCCAACCGGCAACCGGCTGCCACCGAACACCTACCCTCTCATGTGATAACAGATGAGGTAGTCACTGTTAAAACACCCTGCAAGGCCCAGGTCTGTCCGCCACTTCCCCCTACCGACAATGGCAACAGCTGTGCCACCTCCTTCATGACCGAAATCAGGGAACAATATTCCACCCAACTGATGGATGCCGCCCGCACCAGTGATGGTGATATTGTGACCATCGGCACCAGAAGTTATTACTGGTCCATCAGGCCTCAGATCATCAAACTCAAGCCAGGCGGCAATATCCGATGGAGCAAACAATTCCTTGTGAATCGCAAAGATGAGTCTGTTTTTCCTGACTACCGGAGAGTGATCAACACTAAAGACAACAACATCCTCGTTCTGGGCTCAGATGCTATCACTTATGGCAACTATGTACACGATTCAGGCGTAGTCATGAAACTCGACTATAACGGAAATATCCTCTGGTCGAAGCGGATGGCCAAAACCTACGGTGAATACTTTTCCAATGTACAGGAAACGGAAGATGGCTCCTTCATCATCACTTCCACCCAAAACTACGGTTTTCCTCCACTGGGTAATGCCATCATGCGGCTTGATAAAAACGGGAATATCCTATGGCAGAAGTCTGTCACAGGCTACTTCATGGACAACCGGACCTTACGGGCCATGTACTATGACAAGGGCAGCATCTATCTGGCCTTCGATTATTACATCAGTTATTCAAGGCCCAATGACATGCTTGTTTTTAAACTAGATGCCAATAATGGTGATTATCTGTGGGGCAAACATTTTAAAGGAGGCGCCGAAGAGATCAGTATAACAGGCATCACCAAAATAAAAGATACTGTATATGTGGGAATAGGCTTAGATAAATACATCTCCTTTGGCAACAACGAGCTCACAGCTGCTGTTATCAAGCTAAAAGATGCTACCGGTGAACAAATGCAGGGCTTCCGCCTGAATCAGCCCTGGATCATCAAACATAAGGATTATGTATGGATGTCTGAAAGGACCAATATGACGTTTACTAAAAGTATCGATGATCAGCTGGTCGTCGCCCGCGAGAGTGCAGTCAATAAAGACACCACCATCCGTATTCACAAACTGGCCCTTGATGGCAGCATAACCTGGTCCAGGAATTTCACGCAGCTGAAAAAACAGGTGGTGAGTACCATACGGCCTGACGGCAGCGGTTTTCTGGTCACCGGATTCAAATACGGCACCCCTGTGCTTTATGATCCGGCCAATGAAGGATTTCTTATGCGCCTGAACAGCAATGGAGAAATCGAGAACAGTACCGGCAGTTGTGTGAGCCAGTTACAAAGTACAGGTCCGGGTGGCGCCTATACCACCCCTGTATTACTGACAGAAGAAACAGGTGAAGTGTTCGGCACCGGGCCTTCCAATGTAGTGGCCAAAGATTTCCGGCCGTTGCCACTGGACAACCCGACCATGTCTTATCCTTCCTGTGCCAGTTTCTCCGCCTGTCAGCCAGCTACCTTACAGGGACCAGCCACCATCTGCGACCTCTCACGTACATGGACATACGACGCTTCACGGCCGGGTGGTTGTAACACGCCCCTGCTATGGCAAACAGATCCCGCTTACACCGATATCCTGTCACAAACAGAAAATCAACTGACAGTGAAATTTAAAATGGGTGGCACGACCGCCATCAAAGCGGTGGTGGATGCTGGTTGTGGGCTACTGCCCACAACCGTGGATGTAGAAATCCCCAAACCCGCTACCGCACTGGACCTCGGCCCCGATACCGAAATATGCAAAGACGCCATGCTGAAGCTGGATGCCGGAACCGGATTTGCCTCCTATAAATGGAATGATGGCAGCACCAGCCAAACCCTGGAAATCAACAAACCTGGTACCTATGCTATAACGGTAACGGATAAATGTAATAACCAGGCAAACGATCAGATAACGATTGGCGATGGTAATAACTATCCCTTCAGTATGGGGCCTGATGTACTGAAATGTGCTGAAACCATTGTCACCAGAACACTTCCGGCGGGGTTTCAGAATTTTAAATGGAACATCGATTACAACCGAAGAGACCAACCCAATGAAGTAATCTTTTTTCCGGAAAAAGACACTGCCTATATGCTGCAAGCCGACCGGGCCAATGGCTGTATTTTTAAAGACACCCTGTATTTCAGGATTCAGCAGCCACTTGCCGTGGGCTTACCAGCTAATCAAACAGTATGTGAGGGAGATTCTGTAAAACTCAGTATAGACAACAACTTCAGCAACATCCAATGGAATGGCGGATATACCGGTAATATACTAATGGCCAAAACAGCCGGCAGATATATTGTACAATGTACAGATCTTAATGGCTGTAATACCGCCGACACTTTTGACCTCCGGCTCAACCCCGCGCCTCGTGTGACATTGCCCAAAGAGCCATTCATCTGTAAAGGTGTCACGAAGATGCTGGATGCCGGCAATGAAGGAACCAGTTACTTGTGGAGCACAGGAGACCGTTCCCGCAAAATAGCTGTCAGCAGCGCCGGTAAATGGTGGGTGCAGGTTACCGGCAGCAACGGCTGCAGCACAACAGACACTGCATGGTACAGGGAAATATACGACGGTCCCAAAGGCTTCCTGGCACAGGATACTACGATGTGCCTCCGGGGAGAAATCACCATATCGGTAAAGGGTCAATTCAGCACTTACCGATGGAGCAATGGCAGTACTTCCCCGCAACTCATCACCAGAATACCCGGCACGTACTGGCTGGAAGTAACAGACCTTTCCGGTTGTTCCGGAAAAGCATCCGTCCGTATCAATACCAGGGACTGCGGATGGGGTGTGTATATGCCTACAGCCTTCTCTCCCAACAATGATGGTATGAATGACTATCTGCGGCCGGTAATCCTGGGCCGTGTCAGCAAATATCTGTTTACAGTATATGACAGATGGGGCCGGATCGTATTTCAGTCCAATGAGGTCAATAAAGGTTGGGATGGAAAAGTCAAAAATGTAAATGCCGATATCGGGGCATACGTATGGGTTTGTATCTATCAGCTGGAAGGAGATCCGGAGAAAATAATGAAAGGAGCAGCTACATTGGTGAGATAA
- a CDS encoding DinB family protein, with protein sequence MALIKQIAKHFRDVHFGGNWTCVNLKDTLANVDWQQATTKVQDLNTIAALTFHINYYVGVITRVLQGGPLEGHDKLSFDVPPITSEADWQQLVNKALTEAEVLAALIEALDEKKLFEDFTDARYGNYYRNLMGVTEHTHYHLGQISLIRKMVGASNVV encoded by the coding sequence ATGGCTTTAATCAAACAAATTGCGAAACATTTCAGAGATGTTCATTTTGGGGGTAACTGGACCTGTGTCAATCTGAAGGATACCCTGGCAAATGTAGACTGGCAGCAGGCTACCACCAAAGTACAGGATCTGAATACCATTGCAGCGCTGACGTTTCATATCAACTATTATGTGGGTGTCATTACCCGCGTGCTGCAAGGCGGACCACTGGAGGGGCACGATAAGTTAAGTTTTGATGTACCCCCGATTACTTCGGAAGCAGACTGGCAACAGTTGGTCAACAAGGCGCTGACCGAAGCGGAAGTGCTGGCAGCGCTGATAGAAGCACTGGATGAAAAAAAGTTGTTCGAGGATTTTACGGATGCCAGATATGGCAACTATTACCGGAACCTGATGGGTGTGACGGAGCATACGCATTATCATCTCGGTCAGATTTCACTGATCCGCAAAATGGTAGGAGCATCTAATGTCGTATAG
- a CDS encoding TetR/AcrR family transcriptional regulator: MKKAAATRLNILQKAFELIYVKGYRTTSIDDIIATTQVTKGAFYYHFKNKDEMGLAIIHEIMKPSLTDSLIVPFQKEPNPLRAIYQSMHHLLLGDKFLKPEYGCPASNFTQEMSPWHTDFNKALDELVDQWKKTLIKAINDGKKNGYVRKDVNAVQVSLFVMSGYWGIRNLGKLEDSRPVYLAYLKELKNYLDTLQ, from the coding sequence ATGAAAAAGGCAGCAGCAACCAGACTCAACATATTACAAAAAGCGTTTGAATTAATATACGTTAAAGGCTATCGGACTACGAGCATAGATGACATTATTGCCACCACGCAGGTAACGAAAGGGGCCTTCTACTATCATTTCAAAAATAAGGATGAAATGGGGCTGGCTATTATCCATGAAATAATGAAACCCTCGCTCACAGACAGTTTGATAGTACCGTTTCAAAAGGAACCTAATCCTCTCCGGGCTATCTACCAATCGATGCATCATTTGCTGCTAGGTGACAAATTCCTTAAGCCGGAATATGGCTGTCCTGCTTCCAATTTCACCCAGGAGATGAGCCCCTGGCACACTGATTTTAATAAGGCATTGGATGAACTGGTTGACCAATGGAAGAAAACACTGATCAAAGCTATCAATGACGGTAAAAAAAATGGCTATGTCCGTAAGGATGTGAATGCAGTACAGGTAAGCTTATTCGTTATGTCCGGTTACTGGGGCATACGAAACCTGGGTAAACTGGAAGACAGCCGACCGGTATATCTTGCCTATTTAAAAGAACTCAAAAATTACCTGGATACGCTGCAATAA
- a CDS encoding DUF3817 domain-containing protein: protein MIHLFKTKIGRLRIIGILEGISLLVLIFIAVPMKYFLGNPECSRIMGPVHGALFLLFVFNTLSVGVEYEWKFRTTTWKVLLGCMIPFGTFYIDRKVLRKMEA, encoded by the coding sequence ATGATACACTTATTTAAAACGAAAATCGGACGCCTCCGCATCATCGGCATACTGGAAGGCATTTCATTGCTGGTGCTTATTTTTATTGCGGTACCTATGAAATATTTCCTGGGAAACCCGGAATGTTCCAGAATAATGGGCCCTGTTCACGGTGCGCTTTTCCTCCTGTTTGTATTCAACACCCTGAGTGTGGGGGTAGAATATGAATGGAAGTTCCGCACCACCACCTGGAAAGTATTACTGGGATGCATGATTCCCTTTGGCACCTTTTATATCGACAGAAAAGTGCTGCGTAAAATGGAAGCGTAA